A segment of the Odoribacter splanchnicus DSM 20712 genome:
ACGACATTCCGGTATTTATCCAATAAATGCACCGCAGAAGGTGCGTCTGTAAAATCGATATAGGCCTCGTCGACGATCACCATTCCTTGAAACTCCCCACACAACCGCTCAATCTGCCCGTAAGGGATAACCTTCCCGGTAGGATTATTAGGCGTACAAAGGAAAATCAGTTTGGTGCGATCGTCCACTCGTCGTCTCAACTCGGACCAGTCGGGTAACAAATCGGCTGTCAGATCGATTTTTTTCACTCCTACCCGATTAATCGCAGCACTCACTTCATACATAGCATAACCGGGAGAAAAGACGACTATATTATCTTCCGCAGGTTCGCAGAAACTCCGGATCAATAAATCGATCAGCTCATCGCTCCCATTTCCCAAAATCATATGATCCACCTTCACTTCCTTCAGTCGGGCCAGTTCTTTCTTCAATTCCCGCTGATAAGGATCCGGATAACGATTCACTCCCGTATCGAAAGGATTTTCATTCGCATCGAGTAAAATAGCCTGTCCTCCTTCATACTCCTCCCGAGCACACGAATAAGGCTGTAATTCCCAAATATTTTTACGTATCAATTTTTCTATTTCCATAAATTTCCTCCCATTTCATTGTCCCTCCCTTTCACTTCCAACCTCCAGCCTTTTGCTTTTTTCACTTTTTTCTTTCCCCCCTTCTTTCCGTATCTCCACCGCCCTCCGGTGTGCATACAAAAGTTCATGCTCCGCCATAACCCCGATGGTCGGAGCCAGATCGAGCAGGCCTTCCCGGGTTATTTCCTGAAAAGTAATTTTTTTCACAAAAGCATCCACATTCACTCCGCTATATGCTTTGGCATATCCATGGGTCGGTAGGGTATGATTGGTACCCGAAGCATAATCTCCTGCACTTTCAGGAGAATAGTTACCCAGAAACACAGAGCCTGCATTTTTTATTTGTGGTATCGAATCGAGATAATTTTCCACACTCAGGATCAAGTGTTCCGGTGCATATTCATTTGCCAATTCCAAACATTCATCTACATTTTCCAGTACTATCGCTTTCGAATTTTCCAAAGCCTTCGAAGCGATAGTCTTACGGGGCAATACGGCCAATTGACTTTCTATCTCTTTCTGAACCCAATCGACCAGGCAGCTGTCCGTTGTCAATAATATCACCTGGCTGTCCGGACCGTGCTCAGCTTGTGACAATAAATCTGCCGCTACAAAACGAGGATCGGCCGAACGGTCGGCAATCACAATGACTTCGGAAGGTCCTGCCGGCATATCGATCGCCGTACCATAATTACAGGCCAGCTGTTTTGCCGCTGTAACATACTGATTACCGGGACCGAAGATTTTATACACCTTAGGCACACTCTCCGTGCCGAAAGTCATCGCCCCGATAGCCTGTATTCCCCCGACTTTAAAGACTTTATCCACTCCGCATTGGCGGGCTGTCCATAAAATAGCCGGATGAACTCTACCTGAACGATCCGGAGGTGTACACAAAACGATTTCCTCACAACCGGCAATCCGGGCCGGAACGGCAAGCATCAATACGGTAGAAAACAAGGGAGCACTTCCTCCGGGAATATACAAGCCCACCTTTCCGATCCCTCTAGTCTCTTGCCAGCAACGGAATCCTTTCGGATTGACATATTCGTTCCGTCCGGTCAGTTGCAAAGTATGAAAGGCCTCAATATTTTGCCGGGCCTCCGTTATCGCCCTTTTCAAATCATTACTTACCTCTCTTTCAGCTTCCCGGAACTCTGCTTCAGCCACCTGCAAGCGTTCTACTTTAGCCTGGTCGAAAAACCAGGTATATTTAACCAAAGCCTTATCGCCGTCTTTCAGGACCTCTGCAAAAATAGCTTTACAGATTTTCTGCAGATCAGCATTTTCCATCCGAGGACGCTTCAATAAGTCCACCCATCTTTCCCGGACGGGATTTATTATTCTTTCCATAGCTATCTCTTTTTCAGTATTACAAAATCATTTTTTCAATCGGCACGATCAGAATCCCTTCCGCTCCGGCTTCCTTCAATTTACCGATTACTTCCCAAAACTCATTTTCATTCACAACCGAATGAACAGACACCCATCCGTTTTCGCGTAAAGGCATGATGGTAGGACTTTTCATTCCCGGTAAAAGCCGACAGATCCGATCCAAAGCTTTTTCAGGAGCATTCAGTAAAATATATTTGTTGTATTTAGCAGCCAATACAGCCTTAATCCGAAATACCAACTGGGCTAACAATTCCTGCTTCTCACCGCATAAACCGGAATTAGCCACCAAAATAGCCTGAGATTCAAAAATCTTATATACCTCTTTCAGGCCGTTTTTAAACAAAGTACTCCCGGAACTGACCAAATCACAAATCGCATCGGCCAATCCGATATTGGGAGCTATCTCCACCGAACCGGAAATCTCATGAATCTCAGCCTCTATATCGTTTTCCGTCAAAAAATCTTTTAAAGAGTTCGGATAAGAAGTCGCAATCTTTTTCCCCTGTAAATAAGAGATGTCCTGAAAATCGACATTTTTAGGTACAGCTATTGATAACCGGCACCTGGAAAACCCCAGGTCGAGCACATGACGGATACCCGTTTTTTTCTCTTTTTCCGTATTATCCCCGATGATGGCAATGTCGGCCACCCCATCTCGCACATATTGCGGGATATCGGAATTCCTCAAATACAATACATCCAATCGGAAATTAGAGGCCTGGGCCATTAACTGATCTTTTCCGTTGTTGATAGATATCCCGCACTCTTTCAGTAAAGTCAGTGAATCTTCATTTAAACGGCCGGATTTCTGGATTGCAATTTTTAAGTTTATCATAACGCTATTTAGAGTTAGCGCCCGACTGATCCGGGTAGGCAAAAAACAAAAAAAGCCCGCCTGAATCAGGCGAGCTTATTATACTTTTATTGAAGACCGAACAGCATAACAACATCATCTCACCTGAAACAGTGATGGCAATGATGATGGTTATGATGTAAACTATTTCTCATTTTTTCTTTTTATCGGAACAAATGTATGACAAAAAAAGAATATTGCAAATATTCCGAACAGATTTTGATTCTATTTTTTACTTATCCGGCTTGTCCGGCAACCGGATGAATCTTTGGGCGAACCCGTCGGCATTCCCTGCTACATTATTTCATTCCAACATTCTCCACGCCCCATCGCTGTGTCGCAATCACTTCCGGGGAAATTTGACACTTTTCCATTAACACAATCAGTAAACCAACCATTATAGTCCATACAAACATTAGGATTAAAAGTACAACGCCCATTATTTATACCAAAAGCATTCGAGCAATTTTTACCACCATGATTTGCCATACAAGAAATTTTGCCACCATCTCCCCCTTCACTTCTCGTTTTTATTTTCACAACCTCGTCACAACATTCATTACTATTTACAATTTGCTCTCCTAAATCAAAAACACATAAATTATAACTTGCACTTTTTGTCCCCACATACCCTCTATTTAGTATATTCCTATTGGTTAATAATGGCGTTGCTAAAAATAATTTATCACCTTCAATAATATTTGTACCTGTTCCTCTAACATATTCTGAACGTTTTCTTCCAATAACTGCCACGTCAACCTCATCCAAATTAATAACATCATCAGTTTTGACAACACCTTTTTCATCAGCATAATATATCTTATCATTACATTTAACAATAGCTGTATGTAAAGGAAAATATACTCTAAAAAAACTACCATCTTCTGCTATATAGTAATTCGATGCCTTTTCTTTAATTATAGGTGTAAGTTCTTTTATTTTAATTCTTTCATTTTCATCTGAAACATAAAATGTTTTAAAACCAATTAATTTCAAATCTTGCTTATTGACAGACAAAGATTTTGCTAAATTTATTTCAACTTCCAAGCTGTCATTAGAATTTTCTAATTTAGTACCTTGTCCACAACCCCAAATAAAAATCAGACACAAAACAGAGATTAACAAACAATACAAATTTACCTTCTTCATAACGATTGATTTAACATAATTTTCATTGATTAAAATTCGTATAAAATATAATCACATTACATATTTGAATTTATTAAACAAACATAAAACAGTATTAAACAAACAATGCTAAGAATAAACACAACAACTGACCATTTTTTCATTAGTTTATCTTTTTTAATAAGAGCATAAACAATACCCACAATTGACGCAACAATTATTCCCGCAATTATTCCAATAATACCTTGTATTGCAATCCCAACAATGACGATGATTACCATAGTCATTAAAATTCTGTTTCTCATAGTTATTACTTTCAATTATTATTTACTATTTGTTGTCGGGCAAGCGGATAAATCTTTGGGCGAACCCGTCGGCATTTCCTGCCGGTTCGACGATAAAAGGCAGCTCTTCCCGGCCTTCGGAGTAATTCCGTAACCACAATACTTCTCCGGCAGGAATGCGGTCATAGAGCAAAAATTCATATTCAGCCCTCTTTTTGCCGTAACTATGCCAACCTTGTTTTCCCCAACCAAACAGTTCGTATAAATCTCCCCGCCGGATACCGTTATCGGCATTTTGCGGGGCAAAGCGGATCCGTTCCACCACCTGCGGTTGTGCCAATCTCAGCGTAATCGTAGAGAAAGCACCGGGAGCCGTCAGCATATTCCCGTCATATTCAGGTTGCCATTTCATCTCCTCCCATGAAGGTGCATCCAGCAATTTTACCCATTGTTCTCCTTTTGCCGCCAATGTGTCGTCAGGAGACAATACCGCCGCCGGTGCCGGCTCGGCAACATTTGTATATCCGCGGTCCCGGCGGGTCAGAAATTCCAGCATCGCCAGATTAGCCTGCGGAAAGGCAGGCGGAGCGATAAAACGATAATAACGGAAGGCACCCGGATGACGCAGCACCGCATCCTGCAAGCAGGGAACAGGCGGTTCGGTAAGCGTATACAACACCCGGGCATCCGAAAAATCTTCCCGGTTAGCTCCCACGAACACTCCTCCTACCAGCCTCTCGGCCAGGCGGATCATGGCCGGCTTACGGGGAAACTTCCGGGTCAGTACAACCGTCCCCCGGCGGGTGGTGTCCGTCCGGAATGCCTGTATTGTAAAACCTTCCGGCGTGAGTGAATCCCGGGCAACCACAAAAGGCTCACCGAATACGCACATCCGTCGTCCTTCATAATACACCGGAAAATACAACCGATCCGGCATCACCTGTGTAAACACCGCCCGGCCATTCAACGTATCCACCTCAGCCCAGGTCACCGGCGCCATATCGCCCCAAGCCTGAAATGCCGCTAAATAAACCAACCGATTCTTCGCAGGCCCGGTCCAAGGAAGAGTTACCCGGAAAACCTCCGAACATTCGCCCGTTACTTCCCGCAAACACGGATTGTCGAACAAAGACGGCACATATTCGCCCGCAGCTTTCAGAAAAAAGGGATTATCCCGCTGTGCTCCGAAATACTGCCGGTAAAGATTCATCGGCTCCACCGGTACCGATTTACCCTCACCGGGCAAGGAGGTCTCCGGATTAAAGGGCCACCAACGTCCCCGGTCGTCCCGGACCGTACAATAAAAATGCCGGCCGGGAAAGTCCCGGTAAGCATTGCAAAATTCCACCATCACCGGCAATCCGCAAGCCCGGAGAATCTGACAACCGATCACAGCCACATCCGTACATTCCCGTCCCGGAAAAAACGGCCTGTACAAACTACTATCCAATGCCGATCGTTCCCCCGTCACTCCCCCAAAATCCGTCTTGATCCGGTTATACCTCGCTACGTAACCTGCCAGCGAATCCCCTTGCCCTGCACCGGCATACTTTCCGAACAAATCATACAATTCCGCCCCGGAAAAACAATCCGGATATCCTGCCAAACTTCTGTAGGGCAAAATATACTCGCAAAATTCGCCGAAAGAAAGTCCTGCGGCACAAGGCGAACTCTCCCACACATCAAAAGCATGATCGACATGAGAAATCAGGAAAGACCGGTCGAATCGCCGGAGATCACATAAATCCGAATCTTTCGCATCACTGTACAAGCAATATCCGCTATCGTCCGAATAATGCCAACGCATATTGGCGATCAGGAAACAGGCAGCCCGGAATTTCAGTGAATCCTGCCGGTAATGCCTCAGCACAGCCTTCAATTCCCGTCGGTTTCCTCCTGCCAGCGCCAACGCCTCTTCTACGTCCGCAGGCAGATCCATACAGGCACAACATCCCAGGATCACTCCCCATAGTAACACAACCTTTTTCATCCTGCAACAAAAAGGTACGAAAGCTCGGTTCGACAGTTCTGTTTACAACACCGTTTCGTCTCCGTCCCAAATGTTTTTCGTCTTATCGCCCAGTTCTTCGGCCGTATAATACTTCGGCGCATAGCGCACCTCTTTCACCCGTTCGAACGTCCCGTCCCGGCTGATCCGGTAGTAGGTATCCACCCGTTGAGCTTCCGCTCCTGCAAAACCGTCCTCCGTCACCTCGCCCGTATCTCCGGCGAAAACCAATTCATAGACGATCACTTCGCCTTCGGCAGTCAGCTGCCATTGTTTCACGGCAATATCATTGTTGAAATAGAGTTTCGCCTCCAGCCGGTCCGTTTCCCGGTTGCCTTTATAAGTCACCAGCGTTTCCGTCAGGCAAGGCGAAACGTTCAGCACCACAGAAAAAAGCTTGCATCCGTTTCCGACCTTAAACCAGAAAGGTACGTACATTTCCCCCGTTTCTTCCTGCAATTTGCGTTTCCGGCTCAGATCCCGGTAAGTGGCACAAGCTTTGCCCCGATACTCTACCCCCTGATCCGTATAAGCCATCATCTTACAACTTTTGAAAGGCAAATCGGATTTTTTCAGTTTCTGGCTCGCCTTATCCAGGTCTACCGTTTGTTGCCCCATGGCGTTCACATACCCTAAAATAATAACCGCTAAAATGATTAAAGTTCTCATAGCTTAATGTTTTTAGATATATCGTTTTATAAATTTATTAATTCTTTTCAGCCTTTTAAAGGCCGGTCCTACATAATATTCTTTGATTTTTCCCGTCCGGTCCGCAATAACAAGCAACCGTCCTCCGGTACAGAAACAATTATCATATTCGTCATGATAGTCAGGAATAACCTCAAAATTCTTCCAAATTTGTTTCTGTACCCACTCTTTGGCTTCAGGGAAAAAAGGCAATGTAACCACTTCCACTTCCGGATGTATTCCTGCAATGCTATCTAAAGTATTCAAAAATCTTCAGGATAACCGCAACAATTTTTCTGCCAGAAAGCCAATATGACCGGATGCCCACACTTCCCCGGCTCGATCCAACGCCCGTCCATCCCCTCGAAGCCCACAACAGGCAATTGCCTGCCTTTGTATAAAGAGGGGCGATAAGACTTCAATCCTATATTCAGGGTATCCCCTCCACCAGCCCAGAACATTGTTCCATATTTATTCGTTTTTCTCATCAAACGTTTGTACCTTTTTTCAGAAATCACCTGTTTTTCCGAATCATGATACACCAATTCTCCCCGAATAATAATTCCTTGTTTATCCGGAGCATACTCCATCTTAGGCAATCCGGCCATTGTCCGGCCATAAATAGTTTGTCCTCTGGCAGGCAAAAAAGAACAAACAACGATCAGGAAAACAATGTATTTCATAGCAACTTTCTTTTACTTCAAATTCAATTGCACATTCTCCCGGATTTCATTCTTTACTTTTTGAACTTTCCGGTATACACTATAACATCCCCAAAAATACTTTCTATTTATGGCCTATGAATCTCTGTCCCGGTAGCTCCCTGTCCTCCACCCGATATCGTAAAGCCAGAACCATTCCAACCTAATGAGACAGAAACACCTGAACCATAGCTATATCCCCAAGCAAATTCATGATATTTGGAAGAATATAATGTTCCGCTTACTGTCCGAACATCAGCCGTACAAGTAAATCCATAAGCCGCAGAGTGAGTTGCATTCAAATTACGATCAATTAATATTCCCGCACTATTAAAAACAGATCTTACTGTTATATTATAGGTTGCAACCACCATCCCTGCTGCATTTTTAACAGAATTCATTTTAGTAAATCTAAGTATTATATCGCTTCCGCCACCGGGATTAGGATCAGACCCATCACCTTCCGAAGAAGTCTTTGTACGTAAAGAATTCATTTCTGAATAATCGTCTTCCTGAAAGCTACCTTCTTCTGCATCGATCACACGATAACCGATATGTTCGTATACAAAACCCCCATGTTCATTAGAAACAATAGCTGTAGAATGATAAGTTTTTCCCTTATACAGCCACTTTAGATCGACCATCTCCATCCCGATACAAATACCTGTACGGAGTTGCTCTTCAATTAAAACATAAGGTTCACCTCCACTAACCTTTGCCTTTTCCTTAGCCTCTTTTAAAGAAAGAATTTCAAAATGCCAAAAGTCCTTATACCAAACCACCATAGTGGTATCGGCAAAAAGTTCTTCCAATAATTTCTGACGTTCGGTTTCCGACTCAATTGTTCCCTTATAGGTGTAGTTCAAAAGACAAGGTCTATCGGAATTATAAGTTTCTGTGCCGATTCTGTTTCTATTCTGCGCATATTTTATTTGTTCTTGCCAGGTAGCAGGTTCTACCTGAACGATCTTTTCATCACCCTTCAGAACTTCTCTTTCGCAAGAATTCAAAAATCCAGCCAAACACAATAAGACAAAAACATACACAAAACAACTCCGATAAAGTGACGTAG
Coding sequences within it:
- the hisC gene encoding histidinol-phosphate transaminase, giving the protein MEIEKLIRKNIWELQPYSCAREEYEGGQAILLDANENPFDTGVNRYPDPYQRELKKELARLKEVKVDHMILGNGSDELIDLLIRSFCEPAEDNIVVFSPGYAMYEVSAAINRVGVKKIDLTADLLPDWSELRRRVDDRTKLIFLCTPNNPTGKVIPYGQIERLCGEFQGMVIVDEAYIDFTDAPSAVHLLDKYRNVVVLQTLSKAWGMAGLRLGIGLADPEVVGILNRVKAPYNIGGLTQQTALALLRQYDLFQNRRTGIILERERLIRELRGLGIFRRVYDSEANFILVITEFCQKLYRYLIACRVVVRLRDIPPLIGGGIRITVGTREENDRLLEVLHEYDNVMEVNTL
- the hisD gene encoding histidinol dehydrogenase produces the protein MERIINPVRERWVDLLKRPRMENADLQKICKAIFAEVLKDGDKALVKYTWFFDQAKVERLQVAEAEFREAEREVSNDLKRAITEARQNIEAFHTLQLTGRNEYVNPKGFRCWQETRGIGKVGLYIPGGSAPLFSTVLMLAVPARIAGCEEIVLCTPPDRSGRVHPAILWTARQCGVDKVFKVGGIQAIGAMTFGTESVPKVYKIFGPGNQYVTAAKQLACNYGTAIDMPAGPSEVIVIADRSADPRFVAADLLSQAEHGPDSQVILLTTDSCLVDWVQKEIESQLAVLPRKTIASKALENSKAIVLENVDECLELANEYAPEHLILSVENYLDSIPQIKNAGSVFLGNYSPESAGDYASGTNHTLPTHGYAKAYSGVNVDAFVKKITFQEITREGLLDLAPTIGVMAEHELLYAHRRAVEIRKEGGKEKSEKSKRLEVGSEREGQ
- the hisG gene encoding ATP phosphoribosyltransferase — its product is MINLKIAIQKSGRLNEDSLTLLKECGISINNGKDQLMAQASNFRLDVLYLRNSDIPQYVRDGVADIAIIGDNTEKEKKTGIRHVLDLGFSRCRLSIAVPKNVDFQDISYLQGKKIATSYPNSLKDFLTENDIEAEIHEISGSVEIAPNIGLADAICDLVSSGSTLFKNGLKEVYKIFESQAILVANSGLCGEKQELLAQLVFRIKAVLAAKYNKYILLNAPEKALDRICRLLPGMKSPTIMPLRENGWVSVHSVVNENEFWEVIGKLKEAGAEGILIVPIEKMIL